One genomic region from Spiroplasma endosymbiont of Polydrusus cervinus encodes:
- a CDS encoding lipoprotein — protein MHINYNILSILGAIGLTATSTTSLISCEKPNNSENGE, from the coding sequence TTGCACATAAATTATAACATTTTAAGTATTTTAGGAGCAATCGGATTAACAGCAACAAGTACAACATCATTAATTAGTTGCGAAAAACCAAATAATAGTGAAAATGGGGAGTAA
- a CDS encoding L-lactate dehydrogenase has protein sequence MENSTRKVVLVGCGMVGNSFLYSAMNRGIAQHYVLIDAFRQAAEGNAIDLSDAAAVLENRFSTIKTGDYNDCKDADLIVITAGRPQRDGETRLDMVADNARIMQDIALQIKASGFKGVTLIASNPVDVLASVYQKVTGFAKNKVISSGTTLDSARLRRLVGNKLNIAPASVNAYVLGEHGDSSVSVWSKASIMQKSIVDFVAEGKLTEKDLEDMHQQMMKMAYTIIDLKKSTFYGIGACLSSIAKAILNDERSTFLVGAKCEGQYNVTGTHIGVPAVIGVNGIEEIIEWKLTKEEQAKFEKSAAQLHEALTVALGALK, from the coding sequence ATGGAGAATTCAACGAGAAAAGTAGTTTTAGTTGGATGTGGAATGGTTGGAAACAGCTTTTTATATTCAGCAATGAACAGAGGGATTGCACAGCATTATGTGTTAATCGATGCATTTCGACAAGCAGCGGAAGGGAACGCAATTGATTTATCTGATGCTGCTGCTGTCTTAGAAAACCGTTTTAGTACAATTAAAACTGGTGATTATAATGATTGTAAAGATGCTGATTTAATTGTTATTACAGCTGGAAGACCACAACGCGATGGGGAAACACGCTTAGATATGGTTGCTGATAATGCAAGAATTATGCAAGATATTGCTTTACAAATTAAAGCATCAGGGTTTAAAGGAGTTACTTTAATTGCTTCAAATCCAGTTGATGTTTTGGCATCAGTTTATCAAAAAGTAACTGGTTTTGCAAAAAATAAAGTTATTTCTTCAGGAACAACTTTAGATTCAGCACGTTTAAGAAGATTAGTGGGGAATAAATTAAATATTGCTCCAGCTAGTGTTAATGCTTATGTTTTAGGAGAACATGGTGATTCATCAGTTTCAGTTTGATCAAAAGCTTCAATTATGCAAAAATCAATTGTTGATTTTGTTGCAGAAGGGAAACTAACCGAAAAAGATCTAGAAGATATGCATCAACAAATGATGAAAATGGCTTATACAATTATTGATTTAAAAAAATCAACTTTTTATGGAATTGGAGCATGCTTATCATCAATTGCCAAAGCAATTTTAAATGATGAAAGATCAACCTTTTTAGTTGGGGCAAAGTGTGAAGGGCAATATAATGTTACTGGAACACACATTGGAGTTCCAGCCGTAATTGGGGTTAATGGAATTGAAGAAATTATTGAATGAAAATTAACTAAAGAAGAACAAGCTAAATTTGAAAAATCAGCAGCGCAATTACATGAAGCCTTAACGGTTGCTCTGGGGGCTTTAAAATAG
- a CDS encoding transposase family protein: MARKGQKFNKYTAYFRKMIVHEVKNNSISFIAKKYQINKKTVASWYENFKKGILNTNKGPKESFEKRDLNYYKVRYELLKKLHDFYN, translated from the coding sequence ATGGCAAGAAAAGGACAAAAATTTAATAAATATACAGCATATTTTCGAAAAATGATAGTACACGAGGTTAAAAATAATAGTATAAGTTTTATTGCAAAAAAATATCAAATTAATAAAAAAACTGTTGCTTCATGGTATGAAAATTTTAAGAAAGGAATTTTAAACACCAATAAAGGTCCAAAAGAATCATTTGAAAAAAGAGATTTAAACTATTACAAAGTTAGGTATGAATTACTAAAAAAGCTTCATGACTTTTACAATTAA
- the ruvX gene encoding Holliday junction resolvase RuvX: protein MNKYYLGVDLGTKTVGLATSRGLIATAYGVHRFTENDFLAAAQYLAELITKENFSDIIIGYPKNMNNTIGSRALMVDDFVTLLKPLLDSTITIHLVDERLTTHQAHQIMLEANLSRKKRKQKKDSLAAQLILETYLQQK from the coding sequence ATGAATAAGTATTATTTAGGAGTTGATCTAGGGACGAAAACGGTCGGGCTAGCAACAAGTCGTGGTCTTATTGCAACAGCGTATGGTGTTCACCGTTTTACCGAAAACGATTTTTTAGCGGCAGCACAGTATTTAGCGGAGTTAATTACAAAGGAAAATTTTAGTGATATTATCATCGGATATCCCAAAAATATGAATAATACCATTGGTTCACGAGCATTAATGGTTGATGATTTTGTTACTTTATTAAAACCTTTATTAGATTCAACTATAACAATTCATTTGGTTGACGAACGGTTAACAACTCATCAAGCTCATCAAATTATGTTAGAAGCAAATCTTTCTCGTAAAAAACGAAAACAAAAGAAAGATAGTTTAGCTGCGCAATTAATTTTAGAGACATATTTACAACAAAAATAA
- the alaS gene encoding alanine--tRNA ligase encodes MTKFTANAIRKMWLDFFRSKDHYELPSVSLIPADDPSLLWINSGIATLKPYFDGRKNPFSPRLTNSQKSIRTNDIKNVGYTTRHHTLFEMLGNFSIGDYFKKEAIMYAWEFLTDKKWIGFDPTKLYVTIYKDDKEAYEIWHNVIGLSDDRIIKGDKDTNFWEIGEGPCGPNTEIFYDRGEKYDPNHLGLKLLQEDLENDRYLEVWNIVFSQYNNNGDGTYTDLPRKNIDTGAGLERITSIIQETPTNFETDLFMPIIKAVEEIVKGKYHYDETALFSGDVKQLKINTAFKVITDHLRAVTFAIADGAFPGNKDRGYVIRRLIRRASLYGKKLGLEEPFLFKLVATVVKIMQEYYSYLVEKQPIIEQAVLNEENKFLKTLEQGSKLFTEVKTKYGVISKEHAFRLFESYGFPIELIEEEAHEAGIKVDWAGFDELLENAKIISRTNRKDIKAIQLQNELFTKLDVASQFVGYEHEQVNNTEIVFMFADDKPVTKLTDTTGYIILQETPFYVEKGGQAADHGLILKDNTTGYVLDVQQGPNKQHLHFVKVEGILQVGYIVNASIDSDRRFYTRKNHSGTHLIHAALREVLGTHVMQTGSYNDDERLRIDITHNQPITPAEITAVETSVAKAIKAAIPCEIIYTDIQTALDVHHALAFFTEKYDAEVRIVKFGTYSCELCGGTHVANSQDVEDLLVTGLESKGAGTFRIHAITSNKTIASYLNDQFLKEKIEAINYFDKYNQGKTKLPDQNLEQMWNQISNLTVSKENWKLLKELVGQFKEIFKQWQKHYENSLIQQFLKQHNTLAPQEKNNLNILTHQFSTKVDVNALKVLIDDYKARYSNLVIFLVTMGDDNQATLVVGVSDDLHDHYQAGQIIQQLNPLLEGKGGGNNSVAQSCFKNQNSDILTKLLTDPLEFLKQHE; translated from the coding sequence ATGACAAAATTTACAGCAAATGCAATCCGAAAGATGTGGTTAGATTTTTTCCGTAGTAAGGACCATTATGAATTACCATCTGTATCATTAATTCCTGCTGATGATCCATCATTACTATGAATTAATTCAGGTATCGCAACCTTAAAACCATATTTTGATGGTCGTAAAAATCCATTTTCACCACGGTTAACAAATTCACAAAAATCAATCCGAACTAATGATATTAAAAATGTTGGTTATACTACTCGTCATCACACCTTATTTGAAATGCTTGGTAATTTTTCGATTGGTGATTACTTTAAAAAAGAAGCAATTATGTATGCTTGAGAGTTTTTAACAGATAAAAAATGAATTGGTTTCGATCCAACTAAATTATATGTCACAATTTATAAAGACGATAAGGAAGCATATGAAATTTGACATAATGTTATTGGATTAAGTGATGACCGAATTATCAAAGGCGATAAGGATACTAATTTTTGAGAAATTGGGGAAGGACCTTGTGGCCCAAATACAGAAATTTTTTATGACCGGGGTGAAAAGTATGACCCTAACCATTTAGGATTAAAATTATTACAAGAGGATTTAGAAAATGATCGTTATTTAGAAGTTTGAAATATTGTTTTTTCACAATATAATAATAATGGTGATGGCACATATACTGATTTACCCCGCAAGAATATTGATACGGGGGCTGGATTAGAACGAATTACTTCAATTATTCAAGAAACGCCAACTAATTTTGAAACTGATTTATTTATGCCAATTATTAAAGCGGTTGAAGAAATAGTAAAGGGGAAATACCATTATGATGAAACAGCATTGTTTAGCGGTGATGTGAAACAATTAAAAATTAATACGGCTTTTAAAGTGATTACTGATCATTTACGGGCAGTTACTTTTGCGATTGCAGATGGGGCTTTTCCCGGTAATAAAGATCGTGGTTATGTTATTCGTCGTTTGATTCGTCGTGCTAGTTTATATGGTAAAAAACTAGGGTTAGAAGAACCATTTTTATTTAAACTAGTAGCAACGGTTGTTAAAATTATGCAAGAATATTATTCTTATTTAGTGGAAAAACAACCAATTATTGAACAAGCTGTCTTAAATGAAGAAAATAAATTTTTAAAAACATTAGAACAAGGAAGTAAACTTTTTACCGAAGTTAAAACAAAATATGGTGTTATTTCGAAAGAACATGCTTTTCGATTATTTGAAAGTTATGGTTTTCCAATTGAATTAATTGAAGAAGAAGCTCATGAAGCGGGGATTAAAGTGGACTGGGCTGGTTTTGATGAATTGTTAGAAAATGCCAAAATAATTTCACGGACTAATCGAAAAGATATTAAAGCGATTCAACTGCAAAATGAACTTTTTACCAAGTTAGATGTTGCTAGTCAATTTGTTGGTTATGAACATGAACAAGTTAATAATACGGAAATTGTCTTTATGTTTGCAGATGATAAACCAGTTACAAAGTTAACAGATACAACAGGTTATATTATTTTGCAAGAAACACCATTTTATGTTGAAAAAGGTGGACAAGCGGCGGACCATGGTCTTATTTTAAAAGACAATACAACAGGTTATGTGCTTGATGTGCAACAAGGACCTAATAAACAACACTTACATTTTGTTAAAGTGGAAGGAATTTTACAGGTTGGCTATATCGTTAATGCTTCTATTGATAGTGATCGTCGTTTTTATACGCGAAAAAATCATTCAGGGACGCATTTAATTCATGCAGCGTTACGGGAAGTTTTAGGGACGCATGTTATGCAAACAGGTTCTTATAATGATGATGAAAGATTACGGATTGATATTACCCATAATCAACCAATTACTCCAGCTGAAATTACGGCGGTTGAAACGTCAGTTGCCAAGGCAATTAAGGCGGCTATTCCTTGTGAAATAATTTATACTGACATTCAAACGGCATTAGATGTTCATCATGCTTTAGCTTTTTTCACGGAAAAATATGATGCGGAAGTACGGATTGTTAAATTTGGCACTTATTCTTGTGAACTATGTGGGGGAACGCATGTTGCTAATTCCCAAGATGTTGAAGATTTATTAGTGACAGGCCTTGAATCAAAAGGGGCTGGAACATTTCGTATTCATGCTATTACATCCAATAAAACGATTGCTAGTTATTTAAATGACCAGTTTTTAAAAGAGAAAATCGAAGCAATAAATTATTTTGATAAATATAATCAAGGCAAAACCAAATTACCTGATCAGAATTTAGAACAAATGTGAAATCAAATTAGTAATTTAACAGTGTCAAAAGAAAATTGGAAATTATTAAAAGAATTAGTTGGGCAATTTAAAGAAATTTTTAAACAATGACAAAAACACTATGAAAATAGTTTAATCCAACAATTTCTTAAACAACATAATACGTTGGCACCACAAGAAAAAAATAACCTTAATATTTTAACTCATCAATTTTCAACAAAAGTTGATGTTAATGCTTTAAAAGTATTAATTGATGATTATAAAGCACGTTATTCTAACTTAGTAATTTTCTTAGTTACAATGGGCGATGATAATCAAGCAACATTAGTTGTGGGTGTTAGTGATGATTTACATGATCATTACCAAGCTGGTCAAATTATTCAGCAATTAAATCCGTTATTAGAAGGAAAAGGGGGCGGCAACAACAGCGTGGCACAAAGTTGTTTTAAAAATCAAAATAGTGATATTTTAACGAAGTTATTAACTGATCCGCTGGAATTTTTAAAACAGCATGAATAA
- a CDS encoding HIT family protein — protein MNESNCLFCDIIAQKTPSKQIYENDLVYAFLDAFPNSDGHTLVIPKKHFEYYSVTDDEYLAEVAKVGKLITQKMYQALKPAGINYLSNEKSEAFQKVFHYHLHIIPKYQKDEGYSFKLNVDQGKLRDLAAIQTILTLK, from the coding sequence ATGAACGAAAGTAATTGTCTTTTTTGTGATATTATTGCCCAAAAAACACCAAGTAAACAAATTTATGAAAATGACCTTGTCTATGCTTTTTTAGATGCCTTCCCCAATAGTGATGGTCATACCTTAGTAATTCCGAAAAAACATTTTGAATATTATAGTGTCACTGATGACGAATATTTAGCAGAGGTTGCTAAAGTTGGCAAACTAATTACTCAAAAAATGTATCAAGCCTTAAAACCAGCTGGTATCAATTATCTTAGTAATGAAAAAAGTGAAGCTTTTCAAAAAGTTTTTCACTATCATCTACACATTATTCCAAAATATCAAAAGGATGAAGGATATAGTTTTAAACTTAATGTTGACCAAGGAAAATTACGTGATTTAGCAGCAATCCAAACAATATTAACTTTAAAATAA